The Agreia sp. COWG nucleotide sequence CGCCGCCCGGCAGGCGTTCGCGGCCCTCTCTGCCGCACCGCAGGCGGGCCCCGCCGCATCCGGCCCGGCGTCGAGCTAGAGGCGCGGGTGCCAGAACTCCCCGAGGTCGAGGTCGTTCGCGCGGGCCTCGAACGTGCCGTCTCCGGCGCGACGATCACCGCCGTCGAGGTCTTCGACCAGCGCTCGCTCAAGCGGCACAGCCCCGCGGCCGGCGCGTTCGTCGATCTGCTCGAGGGGCGCCGGATGCTCAGCGCGGTTCGCCGGGGAAAGTTCCTGTGGTTCCCGCTCGGCTCTGCTGCCAGAAGCGATTCGCGGCAGGCGCTCGTGACCCACCTCGGCATGAGCGGGCAGGTGTTGCTGCGCACGCCAGGCGTCGAGGAAGACGGGTTGCTGCGTATTCGGCTGCACATCGAGAACCCGGCACACGGCGAGTTCTGGGTGAACTTCGTCGACCAGCGCATCTTCGGCTCGATGGCCGTGGACTCGCTCGTCGACACCCCGGACGGCCGCGCCGCCGGCCTCGGCAGCGACCTCGCCGCCGTGCCGAGCCAGGTCGCTCACATCGCGAGGGATCCGCTCGACCCCGCCTTCGACGACGCCGCCTTCTTCGCGGCGCTCGCCAGAAAGAACACGGGCATCAAACGGGCGCTGCTCGACCAGAGCCTCGTCAGCGGAATCGGCAACATCTACGCCGACGAGTCGCTCTGGGCGGCGCGCATCCACTACGCGCAGCCAGCCTCGTCGCTGTCGAAGGCCAAGGCGAGGCTGCTTCTCGCCGAGGTGCGGCTCGTGCTCGACAAGGCCCTCGCCGAGGGCGGAACCAGCTTCGACGCGCAGTACGTGAACGTGAACGGCGCCTCGGGCTACTTCTCGCACAGCCTCAACGCTTACGGACAGCAGGGAAAGCCGTGCCCCCGCTGCGGCAGGCCCATCGTGCGCGAGAGTTTCATGAACCGCGGTTCGCACTTCTGCCCTCACTGCCAACGGTTGCGCTAGCACGGCTGCTCCGTTACCGCAGCGTCTGCGTCAGCCGGCGACTGCTCCGCCGCGGCGTGCGCCGAACGCAACCCGCACGACGCCGATGACGAGAGCGGCAAGCGCGACGGCAGCGGCAGAGAGACTGGCCAGGTACAGGGGCGCTTCGAGCGCGAGCGTCGCCTCGGAGTTCCAGTCGAGGTAGGTGTCGCCGACAGAGTTCAGGTTGCCGAACGAGGCGAAGAAGAATGCGGGCGCGCCGAAGGCGATGATCGCCGCCCATATCGCGACGATTCCCCACGTCGTCATGCTGGCGCGTGCTCGTCGGCTGAGCACAACCCAACCGGTGGCGAGCGACACTCCGATGGCGGCGAAGACGATTCCGCCGGCGGCGGAGTGCGGCTGCCCGGCGGCGTCCATTCGGGCGATCGTCGTATCGAGCGGCTGCTCGCTGGCCGCGACGACGGCCCAATCGTTCACAAGCAGCGCGCCGACGATCGAGTAGGCGACGATGGCTGTGAACCCGAGCAGTGTGAGTGTCAGACGCATGCCGGAAGCCTAACGACCGGCCGCGACGGCGCCTCGCCGGGCGGCCGACCCGGGCGTCTGCGCTTGGCGGATTGAGAGCAAGTTCACCGGATGCTGTCGGAGGGGTCGTTCATACTGTGCGCTGGCCTGCCATCGCAGGCCTTCACTTTTTGGAGGACTCTGAGTGAGCGACAACGACGAATCGACCGGCCCCCAGCTGGAGCCCTGGTTCAGCGAGGCACCCCGGCCGCGCAAGAGGGCAGAGGCCGAGACGGTTCCCGTCGACACGGTATTCGGCGGGCCGGATGCCGTGGGCACACCCATCGAGCAGATGACCGAGGTCATTCCCCCGTATCAGGGCGAGCCCGACGACGAGGGCTACGACCACGATGGCCTCGACCACGACGGACTAGAGCAGATCGAGCTCGCGCCGATCGATGCTCAGCCAGCGGCCGCGGCAGGCGCCCAGAAGCCGCCTCGCGCGAAGCTCCGGCGTCGCGTGCCGCGCAACGCCCTTGCCATCCTCGGTGGAGCCCGAGCAGACGCCGTCGCAGCCGCGCCGGGTGACAAGCAGGCGTACTCGGCGATGGCGCTCATCCTCATGTTCACGGCAACTGTTGCCGCTCTCAGCATGTCGTTCGCGCTCGGCATGGTGTTCCACGCCGACTGGTTCTGGTTCATTCCCATCGGCATCTTCTGGGGCGCTGGCATCTTCGCCATCGACCGCGCGCTCACGATTCAGCTGTCGAACACCAAGGGCGCGTGGAAGACCATCTTCGCCGTGGTACCCCGGGTGCTGCTCGCCGCCGTGCTCGGAGCGGTGATCTCGACGCCGGTCACGCTGCAGATCTTCGCGCCCGAGATCGGCGCCCAGATCCTGGTGATGGAGGCGGATGCCCGCACCTCCTTCGCCGACAAGCTCGCGAACGACCCGGTCATCGCCACCGAGGCCGACGTGCGCGCCTCGATCGCGAGCAACCAGGCCATCATCGACAAGAGCGACGCGATCGATCCGACCACGGACCCCACCTACGCGGCCGCGAAGAAGGCCGAAGACGCCGCCCTCGCCGATCTCAACGCCAAGACGGCAGCGTGGCAGGCCGAGGCGAACGGCACAGGAGGCACCGGCGAGGTGGGTGATGGAGCGGTGACCCAGATCGCCAAGCAGGCCGTCGATGCCGCCCAGGTCATCTACACCCAGGCGCAGAAGGCGACCCAGGCTGCGCTGACCACAGCCCAGTCCGCGCTCGGCTCGCAACTCGACCAGTCGAAGACGGCGGCGCAGGCTGCCCTCACGAAGGCCCAATCCGACCTCGCGACCATCGAGCAGCGCAAGGCCGACTTCCAGGCCCAGAACGATGCCGCGGTGTCATCGAGCGACGGCATCAGCAACAGGCTCACGGCCCTCGACAGGCTCAGCGCGTCGAGTCCGTCGGCGGGCCTCGCCCACGTGATGGTGTTCTTGCTGTTCTTCGCGATCGAGTTGCTGCCGGTCATCATCAAGCTGCTGCGCAACCTCGGAAACAAAGAGAGCGTGCACGACGCCACCGCGCGCGAGCACGACAGCACCGAGATCAACCGCGTGCGCCAGGAGTACGCGCTCGAACGCGATCAGGCGTTGCTCGAGGCGCAGATCGCCACGGGCAGGCTCGCCACGCTGCGCGAGCTGGCCGCGCACGAAGAGGAGCTCGCGCTCGCGACCGGGCGTGAACGCAATGTGGGCCTCGACGCCCGAGTGCGCCGCAAGAGCCGCGAGTTCTTCAACGAATGGGACCGAGAAGAGACGGAGCAGCGCCGGCGCTGACTGTAACCGGCAGCTACGCGGAGGTCTGTGCGGCGGTCTCCGCCGGTGCCGCCGGAGCGTGATGCGGACGACCGGCGAGGTGACCGATCAGCGCGACCATCAGGGTGATGAACGCCGAGAGGGCCACCCCAAGGCCGATGTGGAACATCAGTAGTAGCGCGCCCACGGCGGCACCCGCGCAGATCAGCAGGATGGCGCCGGCTCGCCGGAACCACGGCTGGCCGCGGCCGCCGGCCAGCCGGGAGTCGGCGGCGAGGCCGGTGATGGTGGAGGTGACCACGACCGTGGTCACGTCTTTCACCCCGATGTGCCTGGCCGTGGCGGCCTGGATGCCCATCACCACGGCGAAGAATCCGGTGAAGATGTACTCGTAGGGCCGGGGCGGTGGCCCGTCGTTCACGAACAGGGCCACGGTGAGGCCCACCATGACCACGCCGACGAGGGTGAAGAGCACGGTGCTGTGCGTGGTCCAGCCCACCTTCACCGGTCGCAGCACTCGTCCGCCGATGGCGGCGCCGAGCATGAACGCGAAGAGGGCGACGAGCGGTCCGATCACGGGCAGCCCGTCCGCTCCCGCGATGGCCATTCCGAGGATCACGACATTGCCCGTCATGTTCGCCGTGAAGACCTTGTCGAGCCCCAGATAGCCCACCGCATCGGCGATTCCGGTCGAGAAAGTGAGCGCGAGCATCAGCGACAGGTGCAGGTTGGCGGGATTGCTGCGAAGTCTCGTGAGCACGGATGCACCTCTTGCTAGGGATCGGGTCGGGCGCGACCGGGATCGGCGCGGCGGGACGTGATGCGGGCGCACGATACTCTCGAAAGCGACCGCCCCCATCTTTTCAGACTTCGGAAGGTGCGCCGCCTCCATGCCCCTCGATGCTCCGCTCCAGCCCGGCCAGGGTGTCATCCAGGCCGCCCACTATCTGCCGGCGTCGATCGGCAACGTGCTGTGGGGGAGGCTGCCCTGTTCCACCGATGCCGCCGTGCTCGAGATCGACTCCGGCGACGAGGTGACCATCGACACCCTGAGCCACGAGGGCGTGCTCGAAGACCAGGGTCGCGATCCCGCTGGTTTCTTCGCGGGCCACGGTGTCGCACGCGACGGGGTTCTCGACGACGCCGTCGCGCTCGCGGCATCGGGAGTGAGGCGCGATACGCGCACCGACGGGCCGCACGTCGTCACCGGGCCCATCCGCATCCGGGGCGCCAGGCCGGGCGATCTGCTCAGGATGACCGTGCTCGAGGCGACCCCGCGGGTTCCCTACGGCGTGATCTCGAACAGGCATGGGCGAGGGGCGCTGCCGGGGGAGTTTCCGCGGGTCGAGGGCTCGGTGAGCGTCTTCGCCGCCGTCGACGTCGACGCCGATGGAACGCAGGTGGGAACGCTGCCGTTACTCGCCGGAGGTGAGAGAACGGTGCGGTTCCCGCTGAATCCGTTCCTCGGCATCATGGGGGTCGCCGTCGCGGGCGATGCCCGGCCGCACTCCGTTCCGCCTGGTCCGCACGGCGGCAACATCGACATCAACCTGCTCACCGTCGGCAGTTCCCTCTACCTGCCCGTGCAGGTCGACGGCGCGCTCGCGTACGTCGGCGACCCGCACTTCGCCCAGGGCGACGGAGAGGTGGCGCTCACCGCGATGGAGGCCTCGCTGCGCGTGACCGTGCGCTTCGAGGTCGTCGAGCAGGCCGACGCGCTGGCGAGATTCGGCCGCCTCGTCGGGCCTCTGGCGGAGACGACCGAGTTTCTCGTGCCGACAGGCATGAACGAAGACCTCGACGAGGCCGTGCGCGACTGCGTGCGGGCGGCGATCTCGCTGCTCGAGGCGCGCTACGGCATGCAGCCGGAGCTGGCCTACGCCTACCTCAGCGCGGCCACCGATTTCAACATCTCGCAGGTCGTCGACCTCGTGAAGGGCGTGCACGCACGCATCCGCGTTTCCGATTTTGGAGGAAGAAATGCCTGACACCACCGCGTCTGCCCCCCTCGCCCCGACGACGATCGTGGGGGAGCTGCCCGCGGGGCTGCTCGAGGCCTTCTGGGGGTACGAGCGCGCCCTTGTCGAGAACGACATCGCTGCGCTCGACGCGGCCTTCGCCCCGGGTGACACGACCATGCGCGGCGACGCCGGCGGCCTGCTGGTGGGCCACGATCGCATCAGCGCCTTCCGCGGTGCGCGCGGCGGAGCTCCTGTTCGACGCATCGTGAGCGTGCACGTGCGGGTGCTCTCTGGCGAGTACGCCCTCATCGTCAGCGAGAACGAACCGGCCTCGGGCGGCCGCGGCCTCGTCACGCAGCTCTGGGCCCGACACGCGGATGCGGCCCGCTGGGTCGTCGAATCGGCCCAGGTGGCCGGCGCCCCGGCCGCCATGAACACCTCGATCTGGCGCGTGCTGGGCGCACCGCTCGTTGCGGGGTCGGCCGAGGCCGGATCCCTGACGGGCGAGAGCATCGCGGTGAAGGACCTCTTCGATGTCGAGGGCTTCGCCGTGGGCGGCGGCGTGCCGCAGTATCTCTCCGAGTCTCAGCCCGCAGGGCAGAGCGCCCCCGCCGTGGCGGCGCTGCTCTCGGCCGGCGCGTCCGTGCGTGGCATCGCCCAGACAGACGAGTTCGCCTATTCGATCGCGGGCAAGAACGCGCACTACGGAACGCCGCCGAACGTGCGGGTGCCGGGCGCTATCCCGGGCGGATCGTCGAGCGGTCCCGCATCCGCCGTCGCGCTCGGTCACGCCAGCATCGGCCTCGGCACAGACACGGCGGGTTCCATCCGCGTACCCGCGTCGTACCAGGGGCTGTGGGGTCTTCGCAGCACGCACGGCGCCGTCGACTCCGGCGGGCTCCTGCCGTTGGCTCCGTCGTTCGACGCCATCGGGTGGATCACGCGATCGGCCGATGTGCTTCACCGGGCGGCGGCCGCGTCGCTCGATGCCGAGGCGCAGCATGCGGTCGAGCCGCAGTTCGTCATGTCGACGCAGCTGCTCTTCGCTGCCGATCAGGGTGTGCAGGCAGCCGTCGTCGAGGCCGTCGGCCGGCTCGAGGCAACCGGTGTGATCGGCCAGACCGGGTTCGTCGATCTCGGCGACACCTCCGGCTTCTTCGGTGCCTTCCGCACCGTGCAGGCGGCCGAGGCCTGGCGCCGGCACGGAGAGTGGATCGCGGCGCACCCCGGGGTGCTCGGCGACGACATCGCCGCGCGCTTCGACGATGCATCGCGCATCACCGGCGAGGCGGAAGACGAGGCGCGCGCGGTGCTCGCGGCCGCTCGCACGCAGCTCGACGAGGCGCTGAAGGGGCGCATCCTGCTGCTGCCTTCGACCTCGTCGACGGCCCCGTCGGTCGGAGCCTCGGGCGCCGCGATCGACGCGACGCGCACCGCAACCCTGGGCCTGACCTGCTTTGCGGGGATCGGCGGCTACCCCGCACTCTCGGTTCCGCTGCTTGAGGTCGACGGGGCGCCGGCCGGCCTATGCCTGGTCGGCCCGCGGCACACCGACCTCGCCCTCGTCGACCTCGCGAAGGGCTTCATTTCGTAACAAGCGTGAAACAGTCGTTTCTCTAGACTGGACATCTGAAACAGATGGTTCATTCTCGATAGAAAGCGGCCGGCTCATCGCACTCGAATCGCTCTCCCAGCCCGTCAATCCTCCGCAGAGACTGTTGATGGGGCCTGGCCCCATCAACGCCGATCCTCGTGTGCTGCGGGCCATGTCGGCGCAACTCCTCGGCCAGTACGACCCGGCCATGACGTCGTACATGAACGAGACGATGGAGCTCTACCGCAGCGTCTTCCGCACGACGAACGAGCAGACGCTTCTCGTCGACGGCACGTCACGGGCCGGAATCGAGGCCGCGCTGGTGTCGCTCATCGAGCCCGGTGATCGGGTGCTGGTGCCCATCTTCGGCCGCTTCGGTCATCTGCTGCGCGAGATCGCCGAGCGCTGCGGCGCCGAGGTGTACGTGATCGAGGTGGCGTGGGGCCAGGTGTTCTCACCCGAGGCCATCGAGGCGGCCATCAAGAGGGTTCAGCCGAAGCTGTTGGCCGTCGTTCATGGCGACACCTCGACCACCATGGCCCAGCCCCTCGACGAGCTGGGCGCGATCTGCGCAGCGCACGGAGTGCTGTTCTACACCGACGTCACCGCGTCCCTCGCCGGCAACGCGTTCGAGGCGGATGCCTGGGGCCTCGATGCGGTCACCGCCGGCCTGCAGAAGTGCCTGGCCGGGCCATCCGGATCGGCACCCGCGACGTTCTCTGCGAAGGCCGTGGAGGTCATCACTGCCAGAAAGAGCATCGAGGCCGGTATCCGCGAGGCGGGAGATGCCGTGACGGCGCACCCGATCCGCTCGAACTACTTCGACCTCGCGATGATCTTCGACTACTGGGGACCGAAGCGGCTCAACCACCACACCGAGGCCACCACGATGCTGTTCGGCGCCCGCGAGTGCGCGCGCATCCTCGTCGAGGAGGGGATGGACCAGGCGATCGAGCGGCACCGGCTGCACGGTGCGGCGATGCTGGCCGGCGTGCAGGGCCTCGGCCTCGCGGTGTTCGGCGACGTGGCCCACAAGATGAACAACGTCGTGGCCGTGTACATCCCCGACGGGGTGAACGGTGACGCGGTGCGCGCCGAGCTTCTCACGGACTTCGGCATCGAGATCGGCACCTCCTTCGGGCCACTGCACGGCAAGGTCTGGCGCATCGGCACCATGGGCTACAACGCCCGAAAAGACACGGTTCTCACCACGCTCGCGGCGCTCGAGGCCGTTCTGCGCCGGGCCGGCGCATCCGTGACAGCCGGGGGAGGAGTCACGGCCGCCTACGACGTGTATGCCGACGAAGAACGTGCCGAGCACGAACGTGCCGCGGCGGTGCGGCCGTGACCGCCCCGGACACCACCACGGCCGCCGCTCTGCTCGAGCGCTGCGACGAGCTCGCCGGCTACTCCTCGATGGACGACGGCCTGATCGAGCGGGTCTACCTGTCACCCCAGCATGCGGCGGTCAACGAGCTTGCCGGTCGGTGGATGACCGAGGCCGGCATGACAACCTGGCAGGATGCCGCCGGCAACCAGTGCGGCCGGCTCGAGGGGGCGGTGCCCGGCCTTCCGGCGCTGCTGCTGGGCTCGCACCTCGACACCGTGCCGTCGGCCGGTCGATACGACGGCATCCTCGGCGTGTTGAGCGCCATCGCCGTCGTCGATCGCATCCGTGCCTCTGGCCGCGCCCTGCCGTTCGCGCTCGAGGTCGTCGCGTTCGGCGACGAGGAGGGCACCCGTTTCGGCCGCGCGCTGCTCGGCAGCCGCGCCCTGGCCGGAACCTGGCTCGACGAGTGGTGGCAGCTCGAAGATGCAGACGGCGTCTCGCTGCGCGACGCCTACGTGAACTTCGGTCTCGATCCGGATGCCGTGGGCGAGGCCGCGCGCACCGCGGACGACTTCGTGGGCTACCTCGAGACCCACATCGAGCAGGGCCCCTACCTCGAAGACGAGAACAAGGCCCTCGGCGTCGTCTCGTCGATCGCGGGGGCGCGGCGCTTTCTGCTCACGATCACGGGGCAGGCCGGGCACTCGGGAACGCCCTACGAACGCCGTCGCGACGCGCTCGCGGGGGCGGCCGAGGCGATCACGAGCATCGAGCGCATCGCCCGTTCCGCGCAGCTCATCGCCACCGTCGGCCACCTGGAGGTGTTTCCCGACGCGGTGAACGTGATTCCGGGCAAGGTCGAATTCAGCCTCGACCTGCGCGGGGAGTACGACACCGAGCGAGACAAGGCGTGGCTCACGATCGAGGAGACCCTCCTCGAGATCTGCCAGCGGCGCCGCCTTCGGCTCGAGAGCGTGCAGACCCACTCGGCCAAGGCCGCCGTCTGCGCTCGCGGGCTGCGAGATGCCATCGCCGACGGCATCCGGTCGACCGGCGACCAACGGCCCATGTCGCTGTTCTCGCGAGCCGGCCATGACGCGATGGCGATCGCCGAGATCGCCGACATCGGCATGATCTTCGTGCGGTGCAAGGGCGGCGTCAGCCACAATCCCGACGAGTTCGTGACCGAGGCCGACGTGGCGAGGGCGCTCGACGCGTTCGAGGCGACCGTTCTGCACCTCGCCGACACGCACGCGTCGGCGCCCGAGTGAGTAGGGTGCCATGAGCATCGTCTCGCCCACGATCGGGCAGCGCATCGACGGGCAGTACGGCGCACTGTCGAGGCAGGAGCAGAGGGCGGCCGACTTCATCCTCGACCACCTGGGCGATCTGGCGGTGTACAACGCATCCGAACTCGCACGGCTCAGCGGGGTGTCGAAGGCCACGGTGTCGAGGCTCTTCAAACGCCTCGGCTTCACGGACTCGGCCGAGGTCAGGGAACACGCGCGCAGCCTGCGCAGCATCGGCGTTCCCGTCGGCGGGGTCGGCGCCGCCGCCGGCACCCCGTCGGCGATGGCCGCCCACGCAGCGCAGGAGCACGAGAACCTGCGGGCGATGCTCGAGACGGCCGGGGACGGCCGATTGGATGCCGCAGCGCGGCTGGTGGCGAACGCCGACGACGTCGTCGTGGTCGGCCTGCGCAACAGTTACCCGCTGGCGTTGCACCTCAGGCAACAGCTCGCGCAGGCGCGCGACCGGGTGAGGCTGGCGCCGAACCCGGGCCAGTCGCTCGGCGAAGAGCTGGCCTCGCTCGGGACGAAAGACGTTGTCGTGCTGATCGGCTTCCGCCGCAGGCCCTCGGGGTTCGGCCTCATCGTGAAGGCCCTGACCGAGCAGGGCGTGCCCGTCGTGCTGATCTCCGATGCGTCGGCCCGGCGTCATGTCGACGAGGTGGCGCACTGGCTGGAGTGCCCCGTCGACAGTGTCTCCGCCTTCGACAGCTACGCCGCCGCGATGAGCCTCGCGAACCTCCTCGCCAGCGGAGTGCTCGGCGTCGACGTGCGAGACGGTCGTACGCGCATCGCGTCGATCACCAGCTCCTACGAGGCCCTCGGCGAGCTGGAGTCGCCGACGATCTGACCCCGTCCCGATCCGCTGGTCGACATCGGTGTATAAAGGTCGAGGGGGAGGTGCAGATATGACCGCTGGTTTTGTCGGCGCAGACGTGGCTCAGCTGAGAGATCTCGCCACCACGATGACGGGTGCGGGTTCGTCGTTGACGAACATCGAGAACAGCCTGACAGCCCTCGTCACCAACGCGCAGTGGGCGGGCACCGACGCTTCGGCGTTCGTCGCCGAGTGGCAGAACACGCACCGGGCGAAACTCCGATCCGTCTCGAGCATCCTGCTCGGTGTGGCCACTGATCTCCGACGAAACGCGTCGGAGCAGGAGTCGGCCAGCCAATCTGACGGTGGCGCGGCGGGTGCCGCATCCGGTGGCGCAGCAGGAACCGCCGCAGAGCAGAGCCCCGAGGCGACCCTGGACGCTTTCGCCGAAGACGACAAACGCGATCCGGCCGCCGTGGCCGAGTGGTGGAACAGCTTGGATGCGTCGGAGAAAGCGGCGCTCATCGCATCGAACCCCGAACTCGTGGGCGTGATGGACGGAATCGACTACACCAGTCGTTCTGCGGCGAACACAGAGACGCTGAACGATCTGATAGCGGATGCCCGAGCCCGCGGCGACGATACGTCGCTCGAGTACCTGCGTGCGGTGAAGGACGCCATGAAGGGCGGCACTCATCCCGTCAAGCAGCTCGTCAGCGTCGAGGCCGGCCCGCCACCGCTCGCCGCGATCTCGGTGGGCAACCTCGACGAGGCCAAGAACGCCTCCTTCCTCATTCCTGGAATGGGAAGCAACAGTCCCTCGACCCCGGGCGATCTGACGGCCTCCGCGGGTGACCTGTGGATGGAGCAGCGCAATATCGCCCAGCAGAACGGGTTGTCGAAAGACATCGCCGTCGTGGCCTGGATGGGGTACGACTCTCCGGAGATGCCTGTCGGTGGCAGCAGCCTCGACACCTCGGTGTTCAAGGGTGATCTGGCCAAATCAGGCGGGGCGAAGCTCGGCGACGCCCTGATGGGATACGACGCGGTACGCGACGCGAGCGGAACCGACAGCCATGTGTCGGTGGACGCTCACTCGTACGGTTCCACCACAGCCGCGGACACGCTCGCCTCCCTGCCGGGCGGTGTCGTCGACTCGTTCGTCGCCATCGGCTCGGCCGGTATCGAGAAGTCCATAGGGGGAGCGTCCGGACTCCACGTTCCCGACGGGAGCGTCTACGCGATCCAGGGCGTGGAATCTCTGCCCGCGGCCGAGGTCGGTCGCGTGGGCAGCGGACGCGACGATCCGTCGGAGGCCTCGTGGGGAGCCGTGCGGCTCAACTCGGCGTTCGAGTGGAACGGCGGCAGTCCGACGAGCGGCTCCAATCTCCACGATCTACGCACGACCAACGACTTCTTCCGCGGGTATCTCAACCCGGGGACCACCTCTCTCAACAACGTCGCACTGGTGAACATGGGCCTGGGTGATGACGCTTCACGCTATTAGAACCACGGTGCGCACGGCGATGACGGCACTCGCCGTCAGCTCGCTTCTTGTCTTGACCGCTTGCCAGGGGCTGGCTGGAACCCAGGAGGATCCCATGACCGAAGACGAAGCGACCGCGGCCCTCACGAGCGCGCTCGACGAGGCGCAGGCGCTGGTAGGCGGAGCGTGGGAGGTCACGGATCTGACCACTCCACGATCCTGCTCGGCGGGGTTGGGGGTCGAAGGAACACGCGTCAGCGACAACCGCTTCGCCGATGGCGACACGGACGCCGAGGCAGTCGTCGATTCGGTGAAGGGGCACTGGAATCAACTGGGCTACTCGGTATCTGAACGAACCGACAAGACTCCCGCCGTCATCATGAGAGTCTTCGCGAAGACGAGCGACGGTCGGGAACTGCAGTTCACGGCTGGTGACAATGGAATGACGCTGTCGGGTCTGGGAGCCTGCGTTCCGAAAAGCTGACGTCGGCAGCTCGACCGCGAGCTCCCCGCGTTACCTGTGTAGCTGCCGACACAGTCTTTGAATGCGGTCGGATGGTTGATTTAATGCGACACTTGCAATAAGTAAAGTTTTCTCGGCTATTCTGCCGTCCTTTGCATGCAGATCTTCGTCCCCCTGCCTGTGCCGACATCCCCGGCATCTCAAGAGCCACCTCCGACGACCGACTGAACCTCTATCTGAGATCCCGTCGCGTCGACCCCGCTGCCTCAGCGCGCCGGGTCGGAGCGTTCTGTGGATTCAATCCGTCGACCCCGCAAGGGCGACGCGAAAGGTTAACGATCATGAACAAGATCCTCAAGGGCACCATCGCCGGAGCCGCCGGAATCACCCTCCTTCTCGGTGGAGCGAGCACCTTCGCGCTCTGGAACTCCAGCGCGAGCACGAGCGGCGGAAACATCGTCGCCGGTGACCTCGCCGTGAATTCCTCTCCGACGGTCGCGAGCTGGAGCATCAACGGTGGAACGGCGCGGTCCGATCTCACCGGATTCGTCGCTGTTCCCGGAGACGTGATCACCTACACGAAGGTGATGAGCATCACGGCCAAGGGCGACAATCTCAAGGCCAACCTCACCGTCGATCCGGCATCGATCAAGGCGGTGTCGTCGACGGCCCCCGCCGACGTGGCTCTGGCCAACTACCTCACCTCGAACGCCGTGCTCACGGCCACCGGCGACGGCATCTCCACCGGGCCGGCGCCGTACACCGTGACCGCCGGCGCGGCCGGTGTCTCTCAGAACGTCACCGTCTCGGTGACGATCACGTTCCCGAAGAGCACGACGCCCGGTTTCGAGAACAGCACGAAGCTCGGCTCTGCGAACCTCCAGGCACTCGCCGTGACGCTCACGCAGCTCTAACCGCCCCCCGTATCGACGCGGCGACCCCTCGTCGCGTCGATACCACCCGTTCCCCGAAAAGAGGTGATGACCATGCGTGCAGACAGTGCTCGCCCCGCTCGTGTACGGCAGCGCCACGCCGACCTTTCACGCACGCGCGGGTTGCGGCTGCGCAGGCCGATCGTCATCTCCAGTGCCATCGTCATCCTCTTCATCGTGGCAGGAACGTCGGGTACACAGGCCCTCCTTCGCGCGAGTGCGCCCACGTCGAATCAGAGCGTCGTCATCTCGGCAGGAACGGCCGACCTGAGTCTGTCGACGCTCTCTCTCGACACATCGTCGCTCTACCCGGGGCTGACGGTCGTGGGAACGGTGACGGTGTCAAACACCGGTAGTGTGCCCCTCAGCCTCGGAGTAAGCGGCCTCAGCATGCCATCAGGATCGTCGGCCAACGCTCTCTCGCAGTCGTTGATTGTCGGTGTGCGTCCCGTGTCGAGCACCTCGCCGTGCACAGCGGCGACCGCATCACCGACCTGGACGGGTTCAGCCTCCTCGGCTCCGGCCGGCAGCATTGGCTCGAGACTGGACACAAGCTCACCCACCGTGCTGTGCGTGTCCGTCACGCTGCCACTGAACGCGCCAGCGGCCAGCCAGGGGCAGTCGGCCACGGGCATCCAATTGCGCATCAGCGGAACCCAGGTCTGACCGATGACCCATTCGCTCGCT carries:
- a CDS encoding acetamidase/formamidase family protein, producing the protein MPLDAPLQPGQGVIQAAHYLPASIGNVLWGRLPCSTDAAVLEIDSGDEVTIDTLSHEGVLEDQGRDPAGFFAGHGVARDGVLDDAVALAASGVRRDTRTDGPHVVTGPIRIRGARPGDLLRMTVLEATPRVPYGVISNRHGRGALPGEFPRVEGSVSVFAAVDVDADGTQVGTLPLLAGGERTVRFPLNPFLGIMGVAVAGDARPHSVPPGPHGGNIDINLLTVGSSLYLPVQVDGALAYVGDPHFAQGDGEVALTAMEASLRVTVRFEVVEQADALARFGRLVGPLAETTEFLVPTGMNEDLDEAVRDCVRAAISLLEARYGMQPELAYAYLSAATDFNISQVVDLVKGVHARIRVSDFGGRNA
- a CDS encoding DUF4407 domain-containing protein, translated to MSDNDESTGPQLEPWFSEAPRPRKRAEAETVPVDTVFGGPDAVGTPIEQMTEVIPPYQGEPDDEGYDHDGLDHDGLEQIELAPIDAQPAAAAGAQKPPRAKLRRRVPRNALAILGGARADAVAAAPGDKQAYSAMALILMFTATVAALSMSFALGMVFHADWFWFIPIGIFWGAGIFAIDRALTIQLSNTKGAWKTIFAVVPRVLLAAVLGAVISTPVTLQIFAPEIGAQILVMEADARTSFADKLANDPVIATEADVRASIASNQAIIDKSDAIDPTTDPTYAAAKKAEDAALADLNAKTAAWQAEANGTGGTGEVGDGAVTQIAKQAVDAAQVIYTQAQKATQAALTTAQSALGSQLDQSKTAAQAALTKAQSDLATIEQRKADFQAQNDAAVSSSDGISNRLTALDRLSASSPSAGLAHVMVFLLFFAIELLPVIIKLLRNLGNKESVHDATAREHDSTEINRVRQEYALERDQALLEAQIATGRLATLRELAAHEEELALATGRERNVGLDARVRRKSREFFNEWDREETEQRRR
- a CDS encoding YoaK family protein, which produces MLTRLRSNPANLHLSLMLALTFSTGIADAVGYLGLDKVFTANMTGNVVILGMAIAGADGLPVIGPLVALFAFMLGAAIGGRVLRPVKVGWTTHSTVLFTLVGVVMVGLTVALFVNDGPPPRPYEYIFTGFFAVVMGIQAATARHIGVKDVTTVVVTSTITGLAADSRLAGGRGQPWFRRAGAILLICAGAAVGALLLMFHIGLGVALSAFITLMVALIGHLAGRPHHAPAAPAETAAQTSA
- the mutM gene encoding bifunctional DNA-formamidopyrimidine glycosylase/DNA-(apurinic or apyrimidinic site) lyase; the protein is MPELPEVEVVRAGLERAVSGATITAVEVFDQRSLKRHSPAAGAFVDLLEGRRMLSAVRRGKFLWFPLGSAARSDSRQALVTHLGMSGQVLLRTPGVEEDGLLRIRLHIENPAHGEFWVNFVDQRIFGSMAVDSLVDTPDGRAAGLGSDLAAVPSQVAHIARDPLDPAFDDAAFFAALARKNTGIKRALLDQSLVSGIGNIYADESLWAARIHYAQPASSLSKAKARLLLAEVRLVLDKALAEGGTSFDAQYVNVNGASGYFSHSLNAYGQQGKPCPRCGRPIVRESFMNRGSHFCPHCQRLR
- a CDS encoding AtzH-like domain-containing protein; this translates as MPDTTASAPLAPTTIVGELPAGLLEAFWGYERALVENDIAALDAAFAPGDTTMRGDAGGLLVGHDRISAFRGARGGAPVRRIVSVHVRVLSGEYALIVSENEPASGGRGLVTQLWARHADAARWVVESAQVAGAPAAMNTSIWRVLGAPLVAGSAEAGSLTGESIAVKDLFDVEGFAVGGGVPQYLSESQPAGQSAPAVAALLSAGASVRGIAQTDEFAYSIAGKNAHYGTPPNVRVPGAIPGGSSSGPASAVALGHASIGLGTDTAGSIRVPASYQGLWGLRSTHGAVDSGGLLPLAPSFDAIGWITRSADVLHRAAAASLDAEAQHAVEPQFVMSTQLLFAADQGVQAAVVEAVGRLEATGVIGQTGFVDLGDTSGFFGAFRTVQAAEAWRRHGEWIAAHPGVLGDDIAARFDDASRITGEAEDEARAVLAAARTQLDEALKGRILLLPSTSSTAPSVGASGAAIDATRTATLGLTCFAGIGGYPALSVPLLEVDGAPAGLCLVGPRHTDLALVDLAKGFIS